In Candidatus Poribacteria bacterium, the genomic window CACTGCGAGGCAATACGCGCATCAGCGTTGATTCCCTACGATGCCATGAGCAGTGTTTTCTTAAATTGACGGCTATGGGTAGAGCGACAGCGAAACCCGACCTACGACTCATAAATTCAAGGTTGAAGCACTACTATAATGATAGACATACTCTCTATTCGCAACATTGCCCTCATAGATGAACTTGATTTGGAACTGGCACCCGGTCTGAGACGCTCTACCCGACCTACGACTCATAAATTCAAGGTTGAAGCACTACTACAATGATAGACACACTCTCTATTCGCAACATTGCCCTCATAGATGAACTTGATTTGGAACTGGCACCCGGTCTGAACATTTTCACTGGTGAGACGGGTGCTGGCAAGTCGGTTATCCTCAGATCAATCGGATTGGTATTGGGTGAGAGAACGTCTGCCGATATTGTCCGCGAAGATGCTGATTTCGCGGAGGTAGCGGCGAGCGTTGCCCCTGATGATGCGCACCCGATCTGGCACACAAACTGGGATGAAAATACCGACCCGGCGTTGAAAAGTTCTTTTAGCGATGTATTGGACCCGTCGGATGCAGTGATCCTCTCCAGAAGAATCACTGCGAACGGCAGGAGTCGTTGCCAAGTTAACGGACGCCTGGTGAATTTGAAGCAATTGCAGGCACTCGGAACATTACTTGTAGATATACACGGTCAACACGAACATCAATCGTTATTCAGAACACAAACGCATCTAAAACTCTTAGACGATTTCGGCGGCAACAGTGAGGCACAACGACACGTTGGCGAAGTATACGCACAATTACGCGCACTACAACAAGAAGCAGCGTCCCTTGCAGAGACCTTGAAAGCCTCAGAACGGGAGAAGGAGCTCCTCGAATTTGAAGTGAAAGAACTGACTTCGGCAGATCTGGAGGAAGACGAGGACGAAAAGTTGGAAGATGAAGCGCGTATTCTTAAGAACGCAGAGGCATTGGGTAAGTCAGCGAACTTTGTATACCGACAACTGGAAAATAGTGACTCTGAGACGGGAAATTCTGGCAGTCCGCTTGAACGCTTGAGAAATGCCGCGAAAGAACTGATAAAATTGTCCGAAATCGATGATAGCCTCTCGGAATTAACGGATCGATTGGAATCATCGCTTTATGAATTGGAGGATATTACTTCGCATGTGCGTCACTATGCGGAATCGGTAGAATCTAACCCAATGCGGTTGGACGAAGTTACGGATCGGTTAGCGTTGATAACGAAACTCAAACGACGCTATGGGAACTCTATTCCAGAGATATTGGCTTATCACGCCGAAGCGGAGGAAAAATTAGAGACGTTACAACTCGGCACAGAGAAACAGGAGTCGCTGCAGGCGGAGATCGACAGAATCATTCAAGAAGCAAGGCGTTTATGCACCGCGTTGTCCGCGAAACGGCAGCATGTCGCTAAGCACCTCTCAGAACGGATCGAGAAAGAGTTGCGCACACTCGGTATGGAGAAGGCGGAATTTCACGCCTCCGTTCGGCATATACCCGATGCGCGCGGTGTACTTCAGATAGACGGAAAAAGGTATGCATTCCGCGCGGACGGTATGGACGATGTAGAATTCTTAATCGCGCCGAATGTAGGATCCGAAGCGCGTCCGATCGCCAAAATCGCATCAGGTGGTGAAATCTCGCGTATCATGCTCGCACTAAAGACAGTGCTCGTTCAAGTTGACGAGATTCCTACACTGCTCTTTGACGAAATCGACAGCGGTATTGGTGGCAAGGTTGCAGACGTAGTTGGCAAAAAGTTGAAGGAACTCTCTGCATCTTCTCAGGTCATTTGTATTACACACTTGCCACAGATTGCCCGTTTTGCCGATAGACATTTCCGGGTAGAAAAGAAGGTAGTTGACGAGCGGACACTGATTACAGCGAAACCGTTGACTGCCGAAGAACAGGTTAATGAAATCGCTCGAATGCACGGCGGCGAAGAAACCGAAATAGGGCTTGCACATGCGCGAGAGTTGTTATCTGAGAAATAGGGAAATAGTTGTCAATTATCAGTCAGTTGTTGGGTTTCGCAAGCTCAACCCAACCTACAAAACTAACCAATATTCAAAGTGTACATTTTAACGTTTCCGTGTCAAATCCCAGCATTTTAGCTAAGGATGGGCAAAAAAAATGGACGAAAGATTTACACAAGCCAACGGAACGCATGTCTATACTGGATGCGAGTTGTTAGTTAAGGGTGCTTTAGAGAGTGGTGTTAGCCTTCTCACAGGTTATCCGGGTTCCCCAATCGCCGAAGTATTTGACATTATCGAACGCAATGCCGAATTGTTGAAAACCAACGGTATCGTTGCGCAGATAGCCAACAACGAAGCATTGAGTATCGCACGTCTCAACGGTTCACAGATGGCTGATGTCCGTGCGATTACGTTTATGAAAAGCGTCGGCTTCCATGTCGCTTCCGATGCCCTGGCGATCAGTAACCTTGCGGGAACGACCGGTGGTGCCGTTGTGGTGGTTGGTGACGACACATGGTCACACAGCACACAAGTCCCCGCTGATTCCCGATTTTTGGCACGGCACGTCCAAACACCCCTTATTGAACCGGCAACCTTTCAGGAACTTAAGGACTGGATTGACTGCGCTTTCCAGATCTCCGCGGCATCGAACCTCTACGTCTGCTACTTAACGACCGAAAACCAGGCAAGCGGCGGTGGCGATGTTGAACTCCATCCGAACATCTATCCGGAAATTAGCGATCTGAAGCAGATTGACTTGGATACCCAACTCATCGATGCCGATAAACGGGTTGTTTTACCTCCACATACCGCCCAGATCGAAGTGGAGGCATTGAGAGAACGGATCCCCGCCGCCCTTGAGACAGCACGGGACCTTGGGCTTAACACAATCCAGTTCACAGAAGAAACTTCAAATCGGAAGAAACACCGTCTCGGATTTGTCAGTGCTGGTTTAGCGTATAGCTGCCTCCGCCACGCACTTGGAGAATTGCAGTTGGACGGTGAGATCCCAATTCTCAAACTCGGCATGACGCACCCGATTGACAAGGACCTCATCAGAGAATTTACTGCACAGGTTGACGAAATCTACGTCGTTGAGGAAAAACGTCCGCTTTTAGAGAACGAAATAAAAGCATTCATTACGCATAGCTATCAGAATGGAGACATTGATCGATATGTAAATGTGTGGGGCAAACAATTTCCCAACGGCATGTCAGGAATTCCGGTAACTTCTGGTTTAGACGCTTCTATTCTCATTCAAAAACTCATCCCACTTCTGAAACATCTTCTCGGCAACGGCAGCGATACAGCAACCTATCACGATCCAAAAATCGATCTGGAATACCTCTCAAGTGAAGAAACCCTCCAAAAACAGGTCTCCGAACAGCACATCGACATTCCGCAACGGACACCTACCTTCTGTCCGGGCTGTCCTCATCGTGATTCTTCGAGCGTCTTCCTTGAAATTACAGAGCAATTCATGGATGCGGACTATATGAAGAAGCACCATGATTCAGGCTCCGTCGATCTCGTCTTTCACGGGGATATCGGTTGCTATTCAATGCTGAAATATGAACCATTTCCACGCCTCATGCACAATCTCTCCGCGATGGCGTTAGGTGGCGGCGCAGGGGCAGGCATTGACCCATTTATTAAAAACAAGCAGGTCGTTTTCATGGGGGATTCGACCTTTTTCCATGGTGGGATGGCAGCGATTTCGGATTCAATCAAAAACAACCAAGATATTGCCTACATTATTTTAGACAACCAAACAACAGCGATGACGGGACATCAACCGACACCTGCTGATGAAATTGACCTTCTCGGCAACCCGACGTTTGCACAAGATATTGAGCAAGTGGCACAAGGACTCGTCGGTGACTCCGATATAGAAATCGTGCGCACCAACCCGGAAGATAGGGTAAACTACAAAAAATATCTGGAAAAAACCATTCTCAAGTCCGGTGTCAAAATTGTCATCGCCGATAAAGAGTGTGCGATTACCTACCATCGTAGGATTCGTCGTGAACAACGGCAAACGATAGCCAAAGACGGTTTTCTTAAATACGAGAAGCATATTAATATAACCCCTGAGGTCTGTGAGTTTTGTCGAGAATGTACCACTGCAACGGGATGTCCGGGTTTAAAAATAGTCGATACCGATTACGGCGAGAAAATCGCCATCGATCAGTCCAATTGCGTCGCCGATGGTGCTTGCGCTCGGATTAAATATGCATGTCCAGCGTTTGAAGAGGTAATCGTCACACGCAAACGTCCCCTTCAACATGAAACAACAGGATCCAGAAATCGTGCCCTCCTGAGTGATGAACCTTTACCACCACCACGGCTACGAGCATTCGAGCGAAGTTGGAACATGTACGCCGCAGGTGTTGGGGGTATGGGGATTGGAACGATTTCAAAAGTCCTTGTTGTTGCGGGTTACCTTCAGGGCTACAAGGTAACGTTTTGCGATAGGAAAGGATTGGCAATTCGCAATGGTGGTGTCTATACACATATCACATATATGCAACCGGGTGTTCACGCGTCTCCAATGATTCCTTATGGCAAGGCAGATCTTCTATTAGGACTTGATATTTTAGAAGCCGTCCGCGGTATCACCGCCCAATCGCTTTTCCGCATCGCATCATCGAATCGAACCACTGCTGTCGTGAATACAGCGAAAACTGAAACGATAACCACACTCATCGGCAAAGACGATTTCGCTCCAGAGACACTTGAAGCGTCACTCCAGACCTACACGAATGCGGACACATATTTTGGGACGGATCTCTTTACAGTCTCTGAGCAATTGTTCGGCAATAAATTGTACGCGAACATGATGCTTCTGGGTACTGCTTTCCAACGGCAATTGATACCACTCGAATTGGAACCGCTCCAATTAGCACTTAAGCAGATGGTGCCGCACGCTGATTTGGATACGAATATGAAAGCATTCACCGTTGGGCGTCGTCTTGCATTAGAAGACCCTAAATCCCTGACGGATACACGTTCAGAAAGGTATCCCTTGGGAACTTATGGCGAAATGCTTTCCGCAAAACAACAGATCTTGGAAAAAAAACGAAATGGGAAACGTTTAGCGCAAGAATACGTAATACTTGTTAAAAGTCACATTGAGGCACTTAATCTTGATTCAGACAGCATCCACCGAACCCTCGCGCTCTATATCTATGATTTGATTCAGTTCGAGGATATTAACTATGCGCGGATATACGTCGAAAAGATTAAACAGGTTTATGCCCACGACTCAGAAGTATACGACTATCGCGCGACAAAAGCAGCGATTCGCTATCTCCACAAAGTGATGCTCATCAAGGACGAGGTTTATGTTGCACATCTGTTAACGAGCGAAGAGAAATTGCAGCGGGATAAGGAATTGTATAAGGTTGACACAGCAAACGGCGATAGGATTAAATACGTCCATCTCAATCGTCCACACTTTACGGTGATGGGGCTTGATTTTGAAGCGGACATTGACACACGCAATTGGCAATTGCGTCTGATGAAACGGTTGAAGTTCCTAAGACGTTGGCTTCCAGAGTGGCACGCCAAGGAAAAGGCGTTCCGAGAATGGTATATTACCCGCGTGATTGACACCTTCTCACCGACTGACAGTGAGTCGTATGAGAAACATCTTCAAGCGTTAGAATGTGTAGAGGAAGTCCGTGGCTATCGAGAAATTCGCTATCCGAAAATGGAAATGGCAAAACAGACAGTAGAAAATCTACTTTCTTAATTATGGTCAAATTCCCAGAAGGACGTCGTTAGAAAATGTTGACCGGACACACTCGTATTGTCGGTGTTATTGGTGATCCCGTTGAACACAGCCGTTCACCACAAATGCACAATGCCGCTTTTGCCAAAGCAGATCTCGATTATGTATATGTCCCGTTTCATGTCCGTCCCGATGATTTGGCAGCTGCGATTGCTGGGTTTAAAGCGATGAATGTCGTCGGCATTAACGTGACACTCCCACACAAACAAGCGATCATCCCGCTCCTTACATCAATCTCGCGGGAAGCGGAACTCATCGGTGCTGTGAACACACTAACGTTTGTTGAAGGGGGCATACATGGCGATAATACAGATGCTCCTGGTGTCTTACAAGCCTTAGAAGAGGACGGAAACATGTCTGGGTCTCCGATAGGGGAGAATGTCGTGGTTTTAGGAGCAGGCGGGGCTGCGAGGGCTGTCGTTGTTGCGTTAGCACTCAGAGGCGTTGCATCGATTACAATCGCCAATCGTACAGTGGAAAAAGCAGTTTCTTTAGCAGAAGAGATGGATCAGAAGACAGGTGTTTCCATGCAAGGAATGGGACTCACAGATGAACGATTGCCTCTATCTGTTCGCGAGAGCAAACTCCTTGTCAACACTGCGACGACGAGCATGGATGTAACACAACCATTGTTGATTTCTGCCGACTGGCTTCAACCGAATACTATTGTTTACGATATTGTGTATACTCCACCGGTAACACCTTTGATGCGAGCCGCGACCGAGCGCGGATGTCAAACCCTTGGCGGTATTGGGATGTTAGTTCATCAGGGCGCTATCGCTTTTGAGAAATGGACGGGTGTTACACCGTGTACTGAGACAATGCGTCAAGCCCTATAGACATGACGCTCCGCTGGAGAGTTTCAAAGGAATTTCTTTTAAGCACCGTATCGGGTTGCCGGGTCTATAACGTCATCTCACAACTCGACACGGTCCACCAAGACATACGAAAGGGGTCAATAACGATATAATGGAACAGCAAGAACAGGATGTTATGCCGATTCGCTTCGTTATACTCGGCACACCTTATACCATAAAACCAACAGAAGAACTAACAGCAGAAGCCATCAATGAACTGGTTGCATACGTCAAAGATTTAGTTGAATCCTATCTCAGAAAAGGTTTCGACGAACAAAGGGTTCCGTTGCTGGTCGCTTTCCACATTGCTGATGAAAAACGTCGTCTTCAGGAAAAGTATGAATTGCCCTTGTACCGAATAGTAGAGAGGTTACAATTTGCGATTGAAGAGGAGCCGGAGCCTCAGGCTTCCGAAGAATAATCAGCACCGGTCAACATTGTCCGGTAGGTTTCCTATAGCGGCTTGCGGCTAAAAGAGGATGTTTTGCTTGGGTGTTTCTGCGGATTTCTGCGGATTTCCGTTGATAGTCCCAACCTTCTTGTGCCTGACAAACAATGGTTTTCGATAGTGACTTGAGGCATCTGTCGCCCACCCTAACGCAGCAAAAACACAGCGAGAATGCCAAATATCGGTAGCAAGGCGATTAGAACTTTGACTTCAACCAGATAATCTTTGTAACGTTGAACTGCAGAATTCTGCTCTATCCACTGGTTAATGAATTCAATACGT contains:
- a CDS encoding shikimate dehydrogenase, translated to MLTGHTRIVGVIGDPVEHSRSPQMHNAAFAKADLDYVYVPFHVRPDDLAAAIAGFKAMNVVGINVTLPHKQAIIPLLTSISREAELIGAVNTLTFVEGGIHGDNTDAPGVLQALEEDGNMSGSPIGENVVVLGAGGAARAVVVALALRGVASITIANRTVEKAVSLAEEMDQKTGVSMQGMGLTDERLPLSVRESKLLVNTATTSMDVTQPLLISADWLQPNTIVYDIVYTPPVTPLMRAATERGCQTLGGIGMLVHQGAIAFEKWTGVTPCTETMRQAL
- a CDS encoding cell division protein ZapA; this encodes MEQQEQDVMPIRFVILGTPYTIKPTEELTAEAINELVAYVKDLVESYLRKGFDEQRVPLLVAFHIADEKRRLQEKYELPLYRIVERLQFAIEEEPEPQASEE
- a CDS encoding 2-oxoacid:acceptor oxidoreductase family protein — its product is MDERFTQANGTHVYTGCELLVKGALESGVSLLTGYPGSPIAEVFDIIERNAELLKTNGIVAQIANNEALSIARLNGSQMADVRAITFMKSVGFHVASDALAISNLAGTTGGAVVVVGDDTWSHSTQVPADSRFLARHVQTPLIEPATFQELKDWIDCAFQISAASNLYVCYLTTENQASGGGDVELHPNIYPEISDLKQIDLDTQLIDADKRVVLPPHTAQIEVEALRERIPAALETARDLGLNTIQFTEETSNRKKHRLGFVSAGLAYSCLRHALGELQLDGEIPILKLGMTHPIDKDLIREFTAQVDEIYVVEEKRPLLENEIKAFITHSYQNGDIDRYVNVWGKQFPNGMSGIPVTSGLDASILIQKLIPLLKHLLGNGSDTATYHDPKIDLEYLSSEETLQKQVSEQHIDIPQRTPTFCPGCPHRDSSSVFLEITEQFMDADYMKKHHDSGSVDLVFHGDIGCYSMLKYEPFPRLMHNLSAMALGGGAGAGIDPFIKNKQVVFMGDSTFFHGGMAAISDSIKNNQDIAYIILDNQTTAMTGHQPTPADEIDLLGNPTFAQDIEQVAQGLVGDSDIEIVRTNPEDRVNYKKYLEKTILKSGVKIVIADKECAITYHRRIRREQRQTIAKDGFLKYEKHINITPEVCEFCRECTTATGCPGLKIVDTDYGEKIAIDQSNCVADGACARIKYACPAFEEVIVTRKRPLQHETTGSRNRALLSDEPLPPPRLRAFERSWNMYAAGVGGMGIGTISKVLVVAGYLQGYKVTFCDRKGLAIRNGGVYTHITYMQPGVHASPMIPYGKADLLLGLDILEAVRGITAQSLFRIASSNRTTAVVNTAKTETITTLIGKDDFAPETLEASLQTYTNADTYFGTDLFTVSEQLFGNKLYANMMLLGTAFQRQLIPLELEPLQLALKQMVPHADLDTNMKAFTVGRRLALEDPKSLTDTRSERYPLGTYGEMLSAKQQILEKKRNGKRLAQEYVILVKSHIEALNLDSDSIHRTLALYIYDLIQFEDINYARIYVEKIKQVYAHDSEVYDYRATKAAIRYLHKVMLIKDEVYVAHLLTSEEKLQRDKELYKVDTANGDRIKYVHLNRPHFTVMGLDFEADIDTRNWQLRLMKRLKFLRRWLPEWHAKEKAFREWYITRVIDTFSPTDSESYEKHLQALECVEEVRGYREIRYPKMEMAKQTVENLLS